Proteins encoded within one genomic window of Rubritalea squalenifaciens DSM 18772:
- a CDS encoding septal ring lytic transglycosylase RlpA family protein: MTIRILMLLFPLICVSCANSSLTSTSSDEELINGKYKVVKTETGKMSWYSVKTNYGTATASGEKFCNFKPTAAHKKLKMGTMVRVTNLKNGKSSILRINDRGPYKPGRIIDVAVGMSKNEKLAFYKDGVVPCKVEVLEEISEDNKDQEES; encoded by the coding sequence ATGACTATTCGAATCCTCATGCTGTTGTTCCCCCTAATTTGCGTCAGCTGCGCCAACAGTTCTCTCACCAGCACCTCTTCGGATGAGGAGTTGATCAACGGAAAATACAAGGTCGTGAAGACGGAGACAGGCAAGATGTCCTGGTACTCCGTGAAGACTAACTATGGAACCGCTACCGCCTCTGGTGAAAAGTTCTGCAATTTCAAACCTACGGCTGCCCATAAGAAGCTCAAAATGGGCACTATGGTTCGTGTCACCAATCTGAAGAATGGCAAATCCAGCATTCTTCGCATCAATGACCGAGGTCCCTACAAGCCAGGACGTATCATCGACGTCGCTGTCGGCATGTCCAAAAATGAGAAACTTGCCTTTTATAAGGATGGAGTCGTCCCATGCAAGGTGGAGGTCCTTGAGGAAATATCTGAAGACAATAAAGACCAGGAGGAATCCTAG